From the genome of Thermogutta terrifontis, one region includes:
- a CDS encoding STAS domain-containing protein yields MNFSHEIFGDVAVVHAPDELTEAQVPALMDTCDRLGFAQVVLELDSTEVMDSAALTALLDLDDALAAKGGALKLATSNPINRQILRLTRIDQRILVFDSLVDAVKSFR; encoded by the coding sequence ATGAATTTTTCGCATGAAATATTCGGCGATGTAGCTGTCGTTCATGCACCGGACGAATTGACCGAAGCCCAGGTGCCAGCGCTGATGGACACCTGCGACCGGCTCGGGTTCGCGCAGGTGGTTTTGGAACTCGATAGCACGGAGGTGATGGACAGCGCTGCCCTGACAGCGCTACTTGATCTGGACGACGCCCTTGCGGCAAAGGGTGGTGCTCTCAAGTTGGCCACGAGTAATCCGATCAATCGGCAGATTCTGCGGTTGACAAGAATTGATCAAAGAATCCTGGTTTTCGACTCGCTGGTGGATGCAGTGAAAAGCTTTCGTTGA
- a CDS encoding response regulator, with protein MSKLVLLCDDELPILRAVEFKLKKVGFSVKIAQNGEAAWSIIQESVPDLIVSDYQMPVLDGLELAKRVRQNPNTQRVPFILLTGKGFELDHEELRLRLGITRVLSKPFSPRELVEHAMQILQGAPCGDESCTQEVAQTI; from the coding sequence GTGTCAAAACTTGTTCTATTATGTGATGACGAGTTGCCGATTTTGCGGGCAGTCGAGTTTAAACTCAAGAAGGTCGGTTTCTCAGTAAAGATCGCCCAAAATGGAGAGGCAGCGTGGTCTATCATTCAGGAATCAGTACCGGACCTGATTGTGAGCGATTATCAAATGCCGGTACTGGACGGGCTCGAGCTCGCCAAGCGGGTACGACAGAACCCAAATACCCAACGAGTACCCTTTATTCTACTGACTGGAAAAGGATTTGAACTCGATCACGAAGAGCTGAGGTTGCGATTGGGCATCACTCGCGTCCTCTCCAAGCCGTTCAGTCCGCGCGAGTTGGTGGAGCATGCAATGCAGATTTTACAGGGCGCTCCCTGTGGTGACGAGTCCTGCACGCAGGAAGTCGCTCAAACCATTTAA